One genomic region from Rubinisphaera margarita encodes:
- a CDS encoding tetratricopeptide repeat protein, translating to MFVRCGLLTCLLLTALIASPCAAAEYQTAVEAWNAGAAALRSGNYAASQEPFEAALKMTDDDRMKMRIHEALMASYRLLPEPDKFVDNSEFIIENAEYDAKKSLTRSALLSFMFQRGKLNVIEDRYTKNIASKKKLELSHYILMELYGRYNRKPELAITHTKAYAELTKDSGVKVSASHLGDLGRQFAQAGKLEDAAKKYEEAAESDEKTASWYLKESADCWMKLGKEDEALAAVEKAEKLGPDTRSDQLTHFWHRKIGEIYLELDKPKEAIPHLKAAIENTKIEGYIKSCQEALAKAEAAVK from the coding sequence ATGTTCGTTCGATGCGGGTTGCTGACGTGTCTACTGTTGACTGCACTGATCGCTTCGCCCTGCGCTGCGGCGGAGTATCAGACGGCTGTTGAGGCCTGGAATGCCGGAGCCGCTGCCCTGCGCTCCGGCAACTACGCCGCCAGTCAGGAGCCGTTCGAGGCGGCTCTGAAAATGACCGACGACGACCGCATGAAAATGCGGATCCATGAAGCTCTGATGGCCAGCTATCGCCTGCTGCCGGAGCCAGATAAGTTCGTCGACAATTCCGAGTTCATCATCGAGAACGCCGAGTACGACGCCAAGAAGTCGCTCACGCGGAGTGCGCTGCTGAGTTTCATGTTTCAGCGTGGCAAGTTGAACGTCATCGAAGACCGGTACACGAAGAACATTGCCAGCAAGAAGAAGCTGGAACTGTCCCATTACATTTTGATGGAGTTGTACGGACGGTATAACCGCAAACCGGAACTGGCCATCACCCACACCAAGGCCTACGCCGAACTGACGAAAGACTCCGGCGTGAAAGTGTCGGCCAGTCACCTCGGTGATCTCGGTCGGCAGTTCGCCCAGGCGGGAAAGCTGGAAGATGCGGCGAAGAAATACGAAGAAGCCGCGGAAAGCGATGAAAAAACGGCCAGCTGGTACCTGAAGGAATCCGCTGACTGCTGGATGAAGCTCGGCAAGGAAGACGAAGCGCTGGCCGCCGTCGAGAAAGCGGAGAAGCTGGGACCCGACACCCGCTCTGACCAGCTCACCCATTTCTGGCATCGCAAGATCGGCGAAATCTACCTCGAACTCGACAAACCCAAAGAAGCGATTCCGCACCTGAAAGCCGCGATCGAAAACACCAAGATCGAGGGCTACATCAAGAGCTGCCAGGAAGCGTTGGCCAAAGCCGAAGCCGCGGTGAAGTAA
- a CDS encoding DNA gyrase/topoisomerase IV subunit A yields MPIPEDTDRIQYVSLSEETRRRYLNYAYSVIQSRALPDVRDGLKPVQRRIMYVMFNDLGITAGAKHRKCAKISGDTIGNYHPHGDAAVYEALVRMAQDFTLREPLVDGQGNFGSIIGLPAASARYTEARLTAIAGELMTELRYQTVDMRDNYEGTRQEPVVLPARFPNLLVNGTQGIAVGMATNIPPHNLGEVIRACVHLIENREATVAQLMRYIKGPDFPMGGRIVTDRRELRTVYETGRGAIKVRAEWQPDPLQKGRVRNNIVVTSVPYNVETGPLMAELGGIAESKKLPQLLAAIDESSEELGLRIVLELKNADDAETVMAYLYKHTALEQNFNVNATCLVPDEHDNLSPAQLNLREMLDAFLKFRLKTVTRRLEYILAQLEKRIHILEGFEIIFNGLDLALKIIRSSQGKADAAQKLMKSFPIDAPQADAILDLALYRISELEIDRIMEELKEKRAEAKRIRAILASEKKLWDLVSEELSELGDKYGNKRRTAIGSSEEISEFDPTAYIVRENTNVVVTTDGWLKRVGRIQSVDKLRIREGDEVLNVLPASTLDTVVFLADDGTAYTLPVDQIPASTGYGEPLAKHVKMGDGVRIISALTTDARFTPADVPEGGESPTPYLLVATARGQVLAISFSSFRLPSTKVGRKYCRLASGDRVVFANLIIDQETMFMATRDARVIHFSLSDVPLLGGPGRGVKGIKLESDDECIGAMLLARPSDTLHVINDNDNKLAFGQAKYGVTSRGGKGVKASQRVGFKNIVRPDIPLVEWSELE; encoded by the coding sequence GTGCCGATCCCGGAAGATACGGACCGCATTCAGTACGTCTCGCTGTCGGAAGAAACCCGCCGCCGGTATCTGAATTACGCCTATTCGGTGATTCAGTCACGGGCCCTGCCCGACGTCCGCGACGGCCTCAAGCCGGTGCAACGGCGGATCATGTACGTCATGTTCAACGACCTCGGCATCACCGCCGGGGCGAAGCATCGGAAATGCGCCAAGATTTCCGGCGACACGATCGGTAACTACCATCCACACGGCGATGCGGCTGTCTACGAAGCGCTCGTTCGTATGGCTCAGGACTTCACCCTGCGGGAGCCGCTGGTCGATGGACAGGGGAACTTCGGGTCCATCATCGGATTGCCCGCCGCGTCCGCCCGATACACGGAAGCCCGACTGACGGCGATCGCCGGCGAATTGATGACCGAATTGCGGTATCAGACCGTCGACATGCGGGACAACTACGAAGGGACCCGCCAGGAACCGGTCGTCCTGCCGGCGCGGTTTCCGAACCTGCTGGTCAACGGCACTCAGGGAATCGCGGTTGGAATGGCGACGAACATTCCGCCGCACAATCTCGGCGAAGTGATCAGGGCCTGCGTGCATCTGATTGAAAATCGCGAAGCTACCGTCGCTCAGTTGATGAGGTACATCAAGGGCCCCGACTTCCCGATGGGGGGCCGCATCGTTACCGACCGTCGCGAACTGCGCACGGTTTATGAGACCGGACGTGGGGCCATTAAGGTGCGAGCCGAGTGGCAGCCCGATCCGCTGCAGAAGGGACGCGTCAGGAACAACATTGTCGTTACCTCGGTGCCGTACAACGTGGAAACCGGTCCGCTGATGGCGGAACTGGGAGGCATCGCCGAATCGAAAAAGCTGCCGCAACTGCTGGCCGCGATCGACGAGAGCAGCGAAGAACTCGGCTTGCGAATCGTGCTGGAGCTCAAGAACGCCGACGATGCCGAAACGGTCATGGCGTATCTCTACAAGCACACGGCGCTGGAACAGAACTTCAACGTCAACGCAACCTGCCTGGTGCCGGATGAGCATGACAACCTCTCGCCGGCTCAGCTGAACCTCAGGGAAATGCTCGACGCGTTTCTAAAGTTCCGCTTGAAGACCGTCACGCGGCGGCTCGAGTACATACTGGCTCAGCTCGAAAAGCGAATACACATTCTCGAAGGCTTCGAGATCATCTTCAATGGCCTCGATCTGGCGCTGAAGATCATCCGCAGCAGCCAGGGCAAAGCCGACGCCGCTCAGAAGCTGATGAAGTCCTTTCCGATCGATGCCCCGCAGGCCGATGCGATTCTCGATCTGGCCCTGTACCGGATTTCGGAGCTCGAAATCGACCGCATCATGGAAGAGCTCAAAGAGAAACGGGCGGAAGCCAAACGGATTCGCGCCATTCTCGCTTCCGAAAAGAAGCTCTGGGATCTGGTCAGCGAAGAACTCAGTGAGCTCGGCGACAAATACGGCAACAAACGTCGCACGGCAATCGGATCTTCCGAAGAGATTTCGGAGTTCGATCCGACGGCCTACATCGTTCGTGAGAACACGAATGTCGTCGTTACGACCGATGGCTGGCTGAAACGCGTGGGGCGAATTCAAAGCGTCGACAAGTTGCGAATTCGCGAAGGCGACGAAGTGCTGAATGTGCTGCCGGCCAGCACGCTCGATACGGTCGTCTTCCTCGCCGACGACGGCACGGCGTACACGCTTCCCGTCGATCAGATCCCGGCTTCAACCGGTTATGGCGAACCGCTCGCCAAACATGTGAAAATGGGTGACGGCGTCCGGATCATTTCCGCGCTCACGACCGATGCCCGGTTTACGCCAGCCGATGTTCCGGAAGGGGGCGAATCGCCCACGCCGTATCTGCTCGTGGCGACCGCACGCGGACAGGTCCTCGCCATTTCCTTCTCGTCATTCCGCCTGCCTTCCACGAAAGTTGGCCGAAAATATTGCCGGCTGGCTTCGGGCGACCGGGTCGTTTTCGCGAACCTGATCATCGATCAGGAAACGATGTTCATGGCGACCCGCGACGCCCGGGTGATTCATTTCTCCCTGTCCGACGTCCCGCTTCTCGGCGGACCCGGTCGTGGCGTGAAAGGCATCAAGTTGGAAAGCGACGACGAATGCATCGGAGCGATGTTGCTGGCTCGACCAAGTGACACGCTGCATGTGATCAACGATAACGATAACAAACTCGCGTTCGGCCAGGCCAAGTACGGCGTGACCTCCCGCGGCGGAAAAGGCGTGAAAGCCAGTCAGCGGGTTGGCTTCAAGAACATCGTTCGCCCGGACATCCCTCTGGTCGAGTGGAGTGAACTTGAGTAG